The sequence GATATCATTAATCTTTACTAGACCTTCTTCATCGCTTTTAGCAGTCTTATCATCAATACTTACTGTTACGTTTTTAATTGGCCTACCACTTATTACATCGACTACTCTAAACTGTGCACTTGCTCTCACGCCAACTGTGTTTAAAACATAGTACCGTGCTTGTGGAAAAGCTACTATAAAGACCACCGCTCCAAACACTGCCAACAGTATTACTGTTCTTAAAATTCTATGGTTCCACCAAGCTTTAGCAAAACGGATAATACCGTTTTGTTTAGGCGGAGTAATCGTATAATCTGATGAGCTTGCAGCTATAGATTCCGTGTTTGTGTTATGTTCCTGAGCAATAACTTCGTCAACAACCGTATCGTCCGTTTCGTTGCCAGCTTCGTCAAAGAGCGGCTTGGGCTTAGTGTCTGCAGGTGGATCATCGGTTACTTTCTCTACGCTTTTAGATGTGTCATCAGTGCTTTTATAACGACGTGAAGATATTCTGCGAGGAGCAGAATTTTTGTCAAGTCTTGCCGTAGCTTCTTCTGGCGGCAAACCCATCAGCAAAGTTATCTTGTCTTGTATCTCCGCTGCTGGTACATCAAATGTATTGTCTTTATTTTTATCCATAAGAACTATTGATATTTTACCATTTTATAGCTTAGTTTGAACATCTCTATATCTGTGCTGGCATGTTTTGCACAGATTGAAGCACATATACGCTTAACTGTCTTGCATCTTGATAGATTTCTTTTTCTGATAACTCTTCTACTTCTTGTAGGCTTAGCCATCGTATATCACTAGATTCGTCATCAGCAATTGCGTTAGTAGGTTCTTCTTTTGCAACAAATGCATAGGTAAGATCAGTATGGTAATGAGGTACGTCACCTGGGACAGCATGAGTATTAACAGAAAACGGTACAAAATGTTCATCGCAACCTACGAGTCCTAGTTTAGGCTTAGAAAGAACAATGGACAGCGAACTCATATCATACCCTGATTCTTCTTTTAGTTCTCTCGCGACCGCCTGCCATGGCGTTTCGTCTAGTTCTATATGCCCACCAAAAGGAAGCAACGAATTATGTTTTTTGTGTACGTGTAATGCGATTCGCCAGTCTATATCATCAAATTGTCTCACGATATATACGCTCACTGTAAAATCATGTTGGCCACTTAGAGTGTGAATATGTGCCATTGGGCGGTAAATACCTAATCTTTGCTTTCTATTATGCGAATATTAAGTTCTTCTAGTTGCGTTTCATCTACAGTGCTCGGGGATCCCATCATAACATCTACACCAGAGCCATTTTTTGGAAATGCAACAACTTCTCTAATATTGTCTTCATTCGTCAGCACCATAAATATTCTGTCTAATCCGAAAGCACACCCTGCGTGAGGTGGTGCTCCATATTTAAAAGCCTGTAACATCGCGCCAAATTTTGATTCTACATATGATTTTTTGTAGCCCAGCACATCAAACACTTTGTACATGACTTCTGGATTATGATTCCTTACGGCACCTGAACAAATTTCATATCCATTCATTACCATATCAAATTGATCAGCCACAATGGATAGTTTGTCTTCATTTTCCAGCGTCCCAAGCCCTCCTTTTGGCATAGAAAACGGATTGTGTCCAAAGTCTAATTTTTTCGTTTTTTCATCGTATT is a genomic window of Candidatus Nomurabacteria bacterium containing:
- a CDS encoding NUDIX domain-containing protein, translating into MAHIHTLSGQHDFTVSVYIVRQFDDIDWRIALHVHKKHNSLLPFGGHIELDETPWQAVARELKEESGYDMSSLSIVLSKPKLGLVGCDEHFVPFSVNTHAVPGDVPHYHTDLTYAFVAKEEPTNAIADDESSDIRWLSLQEVEELSEKEIYQDARQLSVYVLQSVQNMPAQI